The sequence tgtttctctgtgtagctctggctgtcctggaactcatagaacaGGATgatctcaaattcagagatccccctgcctctggctccccagtgctgggattaaaggtgtgcaccgccactgccTGTCCCTCACAAACTATTCTTagtcactatgtggttgctggaaatcaaacctgggtcttctggaagagcagccagtgctcttaactgcctagccatctcttcagccctgggcATGGGCTTCTTGAGTGCTGTCTTCTGTGACCAGAGCCAGAAGGGACGTGTTCATACTGCCCGGGAGCTGAGGGGACCTCCTGGGGAAGCACCGAGCCTCTCCCCAGTTGGTCCGCCTGTTGGAATGCAGgctgctctttgcttcctggagaGAGCCCCATTAGCCGTTCTCCAGGTAGTGCCCCCTACTAGGTAGATAGTCATTCCTATGTACCATTTGTCACGTGCTTTTCCCAGGGCCACTGAGAAGTCACACTTGAAGTACAGTCAGGCTCAGGGTACTGGGCTCCATCCAGTCCAGACAGCCCCGAGACCAACTTTGCCGTCTTcccaccacagcacagcacaagCTGACTTTCCCAGCtctgctttcctctttccttctctgaagATTCTAGTTGTGACTTTGTGATCCAAAACAAGTCCCACGGCATGGTCACCTTCCTCTTAACACCCCTCAGCAGGGCCTTCCAGGAAGGATGTGGCTCCCTCTGCCAGAGACTGTTCAATTCTCCCACCCTTTGAAGTCTGGCTGTCTGCAGGGTAAACTGTGGTTGTCTCAAAGACTTCATTCTGAAGCCAAAAATACCAGCATCTTTGAAATGGGACAGCACAGGAAGTTAGGGCAGGGGGCACTTGCTCTTTGATGTCCCAGAAGTGAAAAGTGGCCTGCAGCTACAGGGTGCCTGGGCATCATGTGGCTTTAGGGGCCAGCCATGGCATAGACCATCATGCCTCCACAGCCCATCAGACGTGGACCCTTCTTGGCTAGGAGCAGAATAAGACCTGTGTTATAGGAGGCAGATAGCTGGGACGAATGTGGCAGTGTGAGCCCTTCTGTGAGGCTTGGGACACTCAGGACACCCAGAGTCACTTTCTCATCCTGAATACCTGTAACGCAGGACACCTGAGGGTGTGAACACAGTTTGTGAAACAGGTCCACCCGTTTGAAAAATGGTTTGGCCAGAGGTACTAAAGCTGAAGATAGACCTCATGCCTGCAATATTCTATTGGTAGGTGTCATTCAGCATAAGCACATGCCTGTGTCTGCTGCTGATGTCCAGCAGGACCTACCAACAGCACTGATCTGGATAAGATTGGCCACAAGCTGCCAAATGTCCAGGATGGATTATTCACATAGTGGACACTACACAACCTGAATGTGGTGTGAGTCTTAGTGTGAACAAAGGTGACTCTTAGTGTGAACAACGTATAAACCGGAAGATTCCATTTTATGTGATGTTCCAAGATAGACAAAATTGGTAGTGCTGAGGCCCAGGGAGGCCCAACATAACAGGTGTAAgttgtattttattcattgaccTGGGAAAGTAGTCCTGATCATGCTCAGTTTGGCGTGTGTCACTTTTATAAGTGTCTTTTACTGCAGGGTTgttaaatgaaagcaaaaaggtaAGTGCAAAATGCAGATGTCAGAAACGACTAACATCTGTTAGTGGATGCTCACACGGTTCATGTGTGCTTCCACAGTGGCTCTTCTGTATGAGCACCTTATGACCAGAGAGTTGCCAGAGTAGGCGAGAGAAAGAACAGACCTTTAGCTGGGCAgggtaatgcacacctttaatatcagcactctggcagcagaggtaggtagatctttGTTTTGGTCCAGCCTGCTCCAccacgtgagttccaggccagccagagttacataatagtgagaccctgtctcaaaaaaaaaaaaagaatggccttTTAACACTAGTATCGCAGACACTGAAAGTGCACTCCAGCTGGTTCCTGCCTCTCCACTGCTGGCGTTCTTACCTTATTCTCTTCACTTCCATGTGGAAGGGAGTATCTTGTGCTGATGAGAAGGCATTGGGTACCATGGAGAAAGTCCAGCAGCGGCTAGAGGTGGGTTGACACCACCCCTGCCTGCTGTCCTGACCACTATGAGTAGTCACATGCCCAGCTGctggcccacagaggctggagacaGAGGTCTGCCCTGATGTGGTTCCTGGCTCCAGGGCTGGCATGTGCTCCACAGCGGAAATGGGGCTTCTCAAGGGAAGGGTTGTGCCCTGGGGAGAGGGGCATCCACGAGAGTAAGACAATGTGACTAAAGAACGCTGGGGGATAGCCTCAACCCCCTCTGGTCAATCAGCTCCCAGGAAGTGGCAAGCTTCCTGCCACACCCAGAACTGTAGCTAAAGGAGGTTCTAGCCAGCTTGGGCCTTGAGGGACGTGCAGTGCCGTTGTCCCTGTCAGAGCTCCTCTGAGCCCATTGGTATAGGGCTCTGGTCTACCTTAGCCCTGCCTGTAGTCCTGCAGTTACCACTGACTCTCAGATTCTTCTTGCTCCAGCCTGGAGTTCAAGGAGCTGAATTGGTGCTATGTGTACACACCCTCAGCTCCAAACAGAAATGTCACTGCCCTTGGCATGCTTCCAATGGACAGTGGTGGTGAGGGTGGGAGATGGGATGCCCCGTTCCCAACCCGTGACTGCCCgaggcagagcagaaagagagggaggaggtgggggacagCTCAAGAAAGTGCCTTGGAGATAGTTTGGAGACTCGGGTAGGGCTACACTGGGCAGGTCCTAGTGAGCCAGGATGCCTGAAAGGGGGTTGGCAAGTCTACAGGGGCTCTGAACACAAGGGATATGCAGTACCCTATGTTGGAGTCGAGCTAGGTTTTCCAGTTTCTCAGTGCTGCTTATGCCCCCTAGAGGCGGTCCAGTGTGCTGGGGCACATGCCCATCATGTGGCCACCCTCAGGAGGAGGGCCTCTGGGAACGAGTTAAAAGATTCAGAGAAAGGCTCCATTCTTTCCCCGACCTCAGCCTACCCTGGCTTGGGGAAGCAGGGGACCCAGAAGTCGGGAGGTGCCGAGCTTAGAAATGTGTCTGAGGCACTTGCTGAGAAAAGGCAGCAGAAAGCTGGGCTCCTCAGTGGGACTCCATGCGCAGAGTCCTAGCCAGGAAGTGTCTAGACTTTGCCTGTGCCATGCCTAGGCAGAAAGAGGGCAAGTGTGAAGGAAAATCGGAGAGTGCCCAGATGGAAAGAGGCAGTGTGAGGGACGTCGGAGCCCCCTGATGATACCATGAGCTGAGTAGGACGCTGGGAGGCTGACACCACCTGGAGCTGAAGCCTCCACTGCTTCCTGGACAAGACTATGCCCACCCAGGGGCCTCAGAAGAGGCTTCTGGGTTCTCTCAACTCCACCTCCACAGCCACCCCTCACCTTGGACTGGCCACAAACCAGACAGGGCCTTGGTGCCTGCAGGTGTCTATCCCGGATGGCCTCTTCCTCAGCCTGGGGCTGGTGAGTCTGGTGGAGAATGTGCTGGTCGTGATAGCCATCACCAAAAACCGCAACCTGCACTCGCCCATGTATTCCTTCATCTGCTGTCTGGCCCTGTCTGACCTGATGGTGAGTataagcatggtgctggagacggCTATCATCCTGCTGCTGGAGGCAGGGGCCCTGGTGACCCGGGCCGCTTTGGTGCAACAGCTGGACAATGTCATTGACGTGCTCATCTGTGGCTCCATGGTGTCCAGTCTTTGCTTCCTCGGTGTCATTGCCATAGACCGCTACATCTCCATCTTCTATGCATTACGTTATCACAGCATTGTGACGCTGCCCCGGGCACGACGGGCCATCGTGGGCATCTGGGTGGCCAGCATCTTCTTCAGCACCCTCTTTATCACCTACTACAACCACACAGCCGTCCTAATCTGCCTTGTCACTTTCTTTCTAGCCATGCTGGCCCTCATGGCAATTCTGTATGTCCACATGCTCACCCGAGCATACCAGCATGCCCAGGGGATTGCCCAGCTCCAGAAGAGGCAGGGCTCCACCCGCCAAGGCTTCTGCCTTAAGGGTGCCGCCACCCTTACTATCATTCTGGGAATTTTCTTCCTGTGCTGGGGCCCCTTCTTCCTGCATCTCACACTCATCGTCCTCTGCCCTCAGCACCCCACCTGCAGCTGCATCTTTAAGAACTTCAACCTCTACCTCGTTCTCATCATCTTCAGCTCCATCGTCGACCCCCTCATCTATGCTTTTCGGAGCCAGGAGCTCCGCATGACACTCAGGGAGGTGCTGCTGTGCTCCTGGTGAGCAGGGAGGTGGCGTTTGGTCTCAGGCCAGGGTGCTGGGCAGAGGGTGACAATGATATCCAGTGGCCTGCATCCTGTGAGACCACAGGTACTGTTGTCCCTTCCTGACCTCCATTTGTCCAAGGGTGGACTAGGTGaactttaaaatagaaacacaaactGCCTGGGACCAGGAAAAGGGGTCAGTGTGACTGCAGGGGTCATCCGGGGTAGCTGCGGGAAATGGAAGAAGCAGGGGATAGGGATTCTAGCTCTAGGCAAGGGTCAGCCCACAGGCTCCTGAAGAGACAGTCTCTGTCCTCGGAGAGCttcacctctacccactgacTAGGCAATCCCCACCCAGTTCTTCAGCTCACTCAGGCTGGGCCCTCTACTGCTGGGTTGGACAGGAAGTTTCTGAATTAAAAGAATGACAGCCATAAAGGTGTGCTTACTCCTGGTGAGGGCTTCTGAAGGGGGAATTTGTGACCAGGAAAATCCAGCCATAGCCATGCAGTAGGCTGCTTCAACAAGTGAGGCCCTTCCTCCATAAAGGGACCAGAATTGCAGAATGTGCATCTTGCACAAGGGATCTACCCATTTGCACTGGGGGAGTGGGGTTGACCTAAAGACCAGTTGTGTGGCGGCTCATGGGAATCCCAAGAGGTGGGGACCCAACTGCTCACCCCCAGCAGGCTACTCCAACAAGTGCCTCCTCTGGCCTTGGTAGAGGCTGTTGGCCTATTAGTGACCACAGCCTGTGGCTCTGAGCCACACATCGGTTGAAATGCTCAGATAGCGCCTCATCATTATCTTCCCTAGCTCTGCCCGGAAGCTGCTTGAAGTCTGAGTGGGAAAAGGGTAGGGACAGCAgtcaggacaggagggagggagtctCAAAGCCGCAGCTGCCTGCCTGAATTAGGAATCCACAGTTCAAAACGCAGCAAGTATTCTAATCAGGCCCTCTTGGCTTCCTCTATATTACTACAGACTAGAGCAGATCAAGGGGCTGCAGGTTCAAATCCTTCGCTTACCTCTAG is a genomic window of Peromyscus maniculatus bairdii isolate BWxNUB_F1_BW_parent chromosome 5, HU_Pman_BW_mat_3.1, whole genome shotgun sequence containing:
- the Mc1r gene encoding melanocyte-stimulating hormone receptor → MPTQGPQKRLLGSLNSTSTATPHLGLATNQTGPWCLQVSIPDGLFLSLGLVSLVENVLVVIAITKNRNLHSPMYSFICCLALSDLMVSISMVLETAIILLLEAGALVTRAALVQQLDNVIDVLICGSMVSSLCFLGVIAIDRYISIFYALRYHSIVTLPRARRAIVGIWVASIFFSTLFITYYNHTAVLICLVTFFLAMLALMAILYVHMLTRAYQHAQGIAQLQKRQGSTRQGFCLKGAATLTIILGIFFLCWGPFFLHLTLIVLCPQHPTCSCIFKNFNLYLVLIIFSSIVDPLIYAFRSQELRMTLREVLLCSW